One stretch of Macaca nemestrina isolate mMacNem1 chromosome 17, mMacNem.hap1, whole genome shotgun sequence DNA includes these proteins:
- the LIAT1 gene encoding protein LIAT1 isoform X1, translating into METCGPGLAVPGKSRPLVGSGSRAPPGRVGLQPSGRMDRRGGAGASGYEDNDGEEEEREGGAAGPQGSRLPPIPGGASELAKRKVKKKKKRKKKTKGSGKGDADKHQSQSVKSQLLSSSSHDILSPGKDRGPKPEHRQNKVENKHLPSDSSTVSLPDFAEIAEKLANQINESLRWDGILADPEAEKERIRIYKLNRRKRYRCLALKGFHTDPDVLKGFQSNPDALKSFHTDPDALKGFQSNPNALKSFHTDPDALKGFHTDPDVLKGFQSNPNALKSFHTDPDALKSFHTDPNALEGFQSNPNALKSFHTDPDALKGFHTDPDVLKGFQSNPDALKSFHTDPDALKGFQSNPDALKGFHTDPDVLKGFQSIPNVLKGFNTDPDALKSFQSNPDALKSFQSNPDTLKGFHTDPNALKGFHTDPDALKGFHTDPDALKGFHTDPDTFKGFHTDPDALKGFHTDPDALKGFHTDPDTFKGFHTDPDALKGFHTDPDALKGFHTDPDALKSFQSDPDALKGFQSDPDAEETPENLLYLSDKDGSSSCRQPTLKAEHPNLYFEGNLTPKLLRSDLAPTLLE; encoded by the exons ATGGAGACGTGTGGCCCTGGCCTGGCGGTCCCCGGGAAGAGCCGCCCACTAGTCGGCAGCGGGTCTCGGGCGCCCCCGGGGCGGGTTGGGTTGCAGCCCAGCGGGCGGATGGACCGCCGCGGTGGGGCAGGGGCATCGGGGTACGAGGACAACGACGGCGAGGAGGAGGAGCGGGAGGGCGGCGCCGCGGGCCCGCAGGGGTCTAGACTGCCCCCCATCCCAGGCGGCGCCTCCGAGCTGGCCAAACGGAaggtgaagaagaagaaaaaaaggaagaagaagaccAAGGGATCTGGCAAGGGGGACG CAGATAAACATCAGAGCCAGAGCGTGAAGAGCCAGctgctttcttcctcctctcaTGACATCTTAAGTCCTGGCAAAGACCGTGGCCCGAAACCGGAGCACAGACAGAACAAAGTGGAGAACAAGCACCTCCCTTCGGACTCCTCCACCGTCAGCCTCCCCGACTTTGCCGAAATAGCCGAGAAACTTGCGAACCAGATCAACGAAAGTCTGCGTTGGGATGGAATTCTTGCTGACCCAgaagcagagaaggaaaggaTTCGCATCTATAAACTGAACCGGAGAAAGCGGTACCGGTGCTTGGCCCTCAAGGGCTTCCACACCGACCCCGATGTCCTCAAGGGCTTCCAGTCCAACCCCGATGCCCTCAAGAGCTTCCACACCGACCCCGATGCCCTCAAGGGCTTCCAGTCCAACCCCAATGCCCTCAAGAGCTTCCACACTGACCCTGATGCTCTCAAGGGCTTCCACACCGACCCCGATGTCCTCAAGGGCTTCCAGTCCAACCCCAATGCCCTCAAGAGCTTCCACACTGACCCTGATGCTCTCAAGAGCTTCCACACCGACCCCAATGCCCTCGAGGGCTTCCAGTCCAACCCCAATGCCCTCAAGAGCTTCCACACTGACCCCGATGCCCTCAAGGGCTTCCACACCGACCCCGATGTCCTCAAGGGCTTCCAGTCCAACCCCGATGCCCTCAAGAGCTTCCACACCGACCCCGATGCCCTCAAGGGCTTCCAGTCCAACCCCGATGCCCTCAAGGGCTTCCACACTGACCCCGATGTCCTCAAGGGCTTCCAGTCCATCCCCAATGTCCTCAAGGGCTTCAACACTGACCCCGATGCCCTCAAGAGCTTCCAGTCCAACCCCGATGCCCTCAAGAGCTTCCAGTCCAACCCGGACACCCTCAAGGGCTTCCACACTGACCCCAATGCCCTCAAGGGCTTCCATACTGACCCCGACGCCCTCAAGGGCTTCCACACTGACCCCGATGCCCTCAAGGGCTTCCACACTGACCCCGACACCTTCAAGGGCTTCCACACTGACCCTGACGCCCTCAAGGGCTTCCACACTGACCCCGATGCCCTCAAGGGCTTCCACACTGACCCCGACACCTTCAAGGGCTTCCACACTGACCCCGACGCCCTCAAGGGCTTCCACACTGACCCCGACGCCCTCAAGGGCTTCCACACTGACCCCGATGCCCTCAAGAGCTTCCAGTCCGACCCCGATGCCCTCAAGGGCTTCCAGTCCGACCCCGATGCCGAGGAGACCCCTGAGAACTTACTGTACCTCTCAGACAAAGACGGCAGCTCCAGCTGCAGGCAGCCCACACTGAAAGCCGAGCACCCCAATCTCTACTTTGAAGGAAACCTTACCCCAAAGCTTCTACGCTCTGATTTAGCGCCTACTCTGCTGGAGTAA
- the LIAT1 gene encoding protein LIAT1 isoform X2 produces METCGPGLAVPGKSRPLVGSGSRAPPGRVGLQPSGRMDRRGGAGASGYEDNDGEEEEREGGAAGPQGSRLPPIPGGASELAKRKVKKKKKRKKKTKGSGKGDDKHQSQSVKSQLLSSSSHDILSPGKDRGPKPEHRQNKVENKHLPSDSSTVSLPDFAEIAEKLANQINESLRWDGILADPEAEKERIRIYKLNRRKRYRCLALKGFHTDPDVLKGFQSNPDALKSFHTDPDALKGFQSNPNALKSFHTDPDALKGFHTDPDVLKGFQSNPNALKSFHTDPDALKSFHTDPNALEGFQSNPNALKSFHTDPDALKGFHTDPDVLKGFQSNPDALKSFHTDPDALKGFQSNPDALKGFHTDPDVLKGFQSIPNVLKGFNTDPDALKSFQSNPDALKSFQSNPDTLKGFHTDPNALKGFHTDPDALKGFHTDPDALKGFHTDPDTFKGFHTDPDALKGFHTDPDALKGFHTDPDTFKGFHTDPDALKGFHTDPDALKGFHTDPDALKSFQSDPDALKGFQSDPDAEETPENLLYLSDKDGSSSCRQPTLKAEHPNLYFEGNLTPKLLRSDLAPTLLE; encoded by the exons ATGGAGACGTGTGGCCCTGGCCTGGCGGTCCCCGGGAAGAGCCGCCCACTAGTCGGCAGCGGGTCTCGGGCGCCCCCGGGGCGGGTTGGGTTGCAGCCCAGCGGGCGGATGGACCGCCGCGGTGGGGCAGGGGCATCGGGGTACGAGGACAACGACGGCGAGGAGGAGGAGCGGGAGGGCGGCGCCGCGGGCCCGCAGGGGTCTAGACTGCCCCCCATCCCAGGCGGCGCCTCCGAGCTGGCCAAACGGAaggtgaagaagaagaaaaaaaggaagaagaagaccAAGGGATCTGGCAAGGGGGACG ATAAACATCAGAGCCAGAGCGTGAAGAGCCAGctgctttcttcctcctctcaTGACATCTTAAGTCCTGGCAAAGACCGTGGCCCGAAACCGGAGCACAGACAGAACAAAGTGGAGAACAAGCACCTCCCTTCGGACTCCTCCACCGTCAGCCTCCCCGACTTTGCCGAAATAGCCGAGAAACTTGCGAACCAGATCAACGAAAGTCTGCGTTGGGATGGAATTCTTGCTGACCCAgaagcagagaaggaaaggaTTCGCATCTATAAACTGAACCGGAGAAAGCGGTACCGGTGCTTGGCCCTCAAGGGCTTCCACACCGACCCCGATGTCCTCAAGGGCTTCCAGTCCAACCCCGATGCCCTCAAGAGCTTCCACACCGACCCCGATGCCCTCAAGGGCTTCCAGTCCAACCCCAATGCCCTCAAGAGCTTCCACACTGACCCTGATGCTCTCAAGGGCTTCCACACCGACCCCGATGTCCTCAAGGGCTTCCAGTCCAACCCCAATGCCCTCAAGAGCTTCCACACTGACCCTGATGCTCTCAAGAGCTTCCACACCGACCCCAATGCCCTCGAGGGCTTCCAGTCCAACCCCAATGCCCTCAAGAGCTTCCACACTGACCCCGATGCCCTCAAGGGCTTCCACACCGACCCCGATGTCCTCAAGGGCTTCCAGTCCAACCCCGATGCCCTCAAGAGCTTCCACACCGACCCCGATGCCCTCAAGGGCTTCCAGTCCAACCCCGATGCCCTCAAGGGCTTCCACACTGACCCCGATGTCCTCAAGGGCTTCCAGTCCATCCCCAATGTCCTCAAGGGCTTCAACACTGACCCCGATGCCCTCAAGAGCTTCCAGTCCAACCCCGATGCCCTCAAGAGCTTCCAGTCCAACCCGGACACCCTCAAGGGCTTCCACACTGACCCCAATGCCCTCAAGGGCTTCCATACTGACCCCGACGCCCTCAAGGGCTTCCACACTGACCCCGATGCCCTCAAGGGCTTCCACACTGACCCCGACACCTTCAAGGGCTTCCACACTGACCCTGACGCCCTCAAGGGCTTCCACACTGACCCCGATGCCCTCAAGGGCTTCCACACTGACCCCGACACCTTCAAGGGCTTCCACACTGACCCCGACGCCCTCAAGGGCTTCCACACTGACCCCGACGCCCTCAAGGGCTTCCACACTGACCCCGATGCCCTCAAGAGCTTCCAGTCCGACCCCGATGCCCTCAAGGGCTTCCAGTCCGACCCCGATGCCGAGGAGACCCCTGAGAACTTACTGTACCTCTCAGACAAAGACGGCAGCTCCAGCTGCAGGCAGCCCACACTGAAAGCCGAGCACCCCAATCTCTACTTTGAAGGAAACCTTACCCCAAAGCTTCTACGCTCTGATTTAGCGCCTACTCTGCTGGAGTAA